A stretch of the Planktothricoides raciborskii GIHE-MW2 genome encodes the following:
- a CDS encoding EAL domain-containing protein, which yields MTSCTKGSILIVDDLPDNLRLLRDTLQGQGYKVRSCTTGAMALRGAKAAETDLILLDIKLPDYDGYEVCRQLKADEQTAQIPIIFLSALANTFDKILGFAVGGADYITKPFQIEEVLARVETHLSIQRLQKILQEKNLLLRQEIADHQRTQEALFFEKELAQVTLKSIGDAVITTDAHGFVTYLNPMAEYLTGWNEKEAQGLHLFEVFNIVNEFTKKIVENPIFEALEQVKIVNLAKNTMLIARDGREFPIDDSAAPIQDRQGNVIGAVIVFRDITESYNFTRQLSWQASHDALTGLMNRRKFEQELEEAIASAKNEQHNHILCYLDLDQFKVVNDTCGHAAGDELLRQVTQLLQQRIRSTDTLARLGGDEFAFLLHQCSLEKGIEVAESYRQKVEKFRFYWQNKTFKIGVSIGVVAIDQHTKDKNTVLSIADACCYAAKNRGRNCIQVYQDNDYELVRQRKERQWVVQINQALQENRFCLYYQKVTPIQGQNKPIYYEILLRFLSENGQLFSPAVFLPAGERYGLMPTIDRWVIQTFFSQYRHYYQQNFDRVDETHNLYALNISGSSINQPQFLDFFKEQLQQAEVPPQTICLEITETTAIANHDQAIKLINELKQLGCCFALDDFGHGMNSFDYIKHFPVDYLKIDGSFVKNLVNSEIDLAIVESFNRIGQVMNLQTIAEFVENAAILDKIGAIGVDYAQGYEISKPAPFDFGKTFVNG from the coding sequence ATGACTTCCTGTACTAAAGGTAGCATTTTGATCGTTGACGATTTACCCGATAATCTTCGACTTCTGAGAGACACATTACAAGGACAAGGCTATAAAGTTCGTTCCTGTACAACCGGGGCAATGGCTTTAAGAGGGGCGAAAGCGGCGGAGACAGATTTAATTTTACTGGATATTAAGCTACCTGATTATGATGGCTATGAAGTTTGTCGTCAATTAAAAGCCGATGAGCAAACTGCCCAAATTCCGATCATTTTCTTGAGTGCGCTGGCGAATACTTTCGATAAAATCCTGGGATTTGCCGTGGGTGGGGCGGATTATATCACCAAACCCTTTCAAATCGAAGAAGTATTAGCCCGCGTAGAAACTCATTTATCCATTCAGCGCCTGCAAAAAATTCTCCAGGAAAAAAATTTGCTTTTAAGGCAAGAAATCGCCGACCATCAGCGCACCCAAGAAGCATTATTCTTTGAAAAAGAATTAGCTCAAGTCACCTTAAAATCCATTGGGGATGCGGTGATTACCACCGATGCTCATGGTTTTGTCACCTATCTCAATCCGATGGCCGAATATTTAACCGGCTGGAATGAAAAAGAGGCTCAAGGGTTACATTTATTTGAAGTTTTTAATATTGTTAACGAATTCACGAAAAAAATCGTGGAAAATCCGATTTTTGAGGCGTTAGAGCAAGTTAAAATAGTTAATCTCGCTAAAAATACGATGTTAATAGCGCGGGATGGGCGAGAATTTCCGATTGATGACTCAGCGGCGCCGATTCAAGATCGTCAAGGTAATGTCATTGGGGCAGTGATTGTGTTTCGGGATATCACCGAATCCTATAATTTTACCCGTCAATTGTCTTGGCAAGCCAGCCACGATGCCTTAACCGGATTAATGAATCGCCGGAAATTTGAACAAGAACTCGAGGAGGCGATCGCCTCTGCCAAAAATGAGCAACACAACCATATTTTATGCTATTTAGACTTAGATCAGTTTAAGGTGGTGAATGATACTTGTGGTCATGCAGCGGGAGATGAGTTATTACGTCAAGTGACTCAATTATTGCAGCAGCGCATCCGGTCTACGGATACTTTAGCTCGTTTAGGCGGAGATGAATTTGCTTTTTTACTTCATCAATGTTCCCTGGAAAAAGGAATTGAAGTCGCCGAATCTTATCGCCAAAAAGTTGAAAAATTTCGCTTTTATTGGCAGAATAAAACCTTTAAGATTGGGGTGAGTATCGGCGTAGTGGCGATCGACCAGCATACCAAAGATAAAAATACGGTTTTGAGTATTGCCGATGCCTGTTGTTATGCGGCAAAAAACCGAGGGCGTAACTGTATTCAAGTCTATCAAGATAATGATTATGAGTTAGTCAGACAACGGAAAGAAAGACAATGGGTTGTCCAAATTAATCAGGCATTACAGGAAAATCGCTTTTGTCTCTATTATCAAAAAGTTACTCCCATTCAAGGTCAAAATAAGCCGATTTACTATGAAATTTTATTGCGTTTCTTAAGTGAAAATGGCCAACTATTCTCCCCGGCAGTGTTTCTGCCCGCTGGAGAACGCTATGGATTGATGCCAACCATAGATCGTTGGGTCATTCAGACTTTCTTCAGTCAATATCGCCATTACTACCAGCAAAATTTTGACCGGGTTGATGAGACGCATAATTTATATGCGCTGAATATTTCTGGATCTAGTATTAATCAGCCGCAATTTCTTGATTTTTTCAAGGAGCAATTACAGCAAGCGGAAGTCCCACCGCAGACGATTTGTTTGGAAATTACCGAAACTACTGCGATCGCTAACCATGACCAAGCCATTAAATTAATTAATGAACTCAAACAACTGGGCTGTTGTTTTGCCTTAGATGATTTTGGTCACGGCATGAACTCGTTTGATTATATTAAACATTTCCCGGTGGATTATTTAAAAATTGATGGCAGTTTTGTCAAGAATCTTGTCAATAGTGAGATCGATCTGGCAATTGTGGAAAGTTTTAATCGCATTGGGCAGGTGATGAATTTGCAAACCATCGCTGAGTTTGTGGAAAATGCCGCAATTTTAGATAAAATCGGGGCGATCGGTGTAGATTATGCTCAAGGCTATGAAATCTCAAAGCCTGCTCCTTTTGATTTTGGGAAAACATTTGTTAATGGTTAA
- a CDS encoding A24 family peptidase, with amino-acid sequence MEWIYYLPAIAIVFILGSSIGSFLNVVVYRVPAGLSILWPPSRCPQCLHKLGKTENIPVWGWIRLRGRCGHCRSPISIRYPLVEAATGLLFVFICLTSLATPLDMVANWAFFSWLLALSLIDLDTMTLPNVLTKSGLVVGLGFQVARCFLQAPNFAAGLHDYLMPGIIGMVLGIWLLDIIGVVGSIAFGQAAMGAGDAKLMAMMGAWLGWKYMLVAGFLACIMGAFLGGGAIALGWLDRRQPMPFGPFLAIGGAISAIWGDVILSSYLRLFFPS; translated from the coding sequence ATGGAATGGATCTACTATTTGCCAGCGATCGCGATCGTGTTTATCTTGGGTTCGTCCATTGGCAGTTTTCTCAACGTCGTCGTCTATCGGGTGCCTGCTGGCTTATCAATTCTTTGGCCTCCGTCCCGTTGTCCCCAATGTTTGCATAAACTGGGCAAGACCGAAAATATTCCGGTCTGGGGTTGGATCCGATTGCGGGGACGCTGTGGCCACTGTCGCAGTCCAATTTCTATCCGATATCCCTTGGTAGAAGCCGCCACAGGTTTATTATTTGTCTTCATTTGCTTAACTTCTTTGGCGACTCCCTTGGACATGGTGGCAAATTGGGCATTTTTTAGCTGGTTACTCGCCCTATCTCTGATCGATTTGGATACCATGACCCTGCCCAATGTCCTCACGAAATCAGGTTTAGTTGTGGGTTTGGGGTTTCAGGTAGCCCGGTGTTTTTTGCAAGCCCCGAATTTTGCCGCCGGACTCCACGATTATTTGATGCCAGGAATTATCGGCATGGTCTTGGGAATTTGGTTATTAGATATTATTGGCGTGGTGGGGTCGATCGCCTTTGGACAAGCGGCAATGGGCGCAGGAGATGCCAAACTGATGGCTATGATGGGAGCTTGGTTGGGCTGGAAATATATGCTCGTGGCGGGTTTTCTGGCTTGTATCATGGGCGCATTTCTCGGCGGAGGGGCGATCGCTCTGGGTTGGTTGGATCGCCGACAACCCATGCCCTTTGGCCCATTTTTGGCGATCGGTGGAGCCATCAGCGCCATTTGGGGTGATGTGATTTTATCCAGTTATTTACGGTTATTTTTTCCCAGCTAA
- the cydB gene encoding cytochrome d ubiquinol oxidase subunit II, whose protein sequence is METLDQFLPQVWFVILALFLFLYVMLDGFDLGVGILSLTASTEKRRGILMTSLSNVWDANETWLVLMGGALFGAFPLAYSTILNALYIPILMMIFGFIFRAVAFEFREHSRRKVLWNFAFGAGSFLAALGQGFALGGVLQGIAVDEAGHFVGNTWDWLSLSSLLVALTLIQGYVLIGSTYLILKTSGELQTTHFRTAKIAAWTTLLGAGLITITTPLFFAQIRDRLFNPPQVYIFALIPFLGILLIGLLINSLNQRQEKTPFIWTIGIFLLTFFGLALIVFPYIIPIQITIYDAAAATSSLVFMIVFIGFLIPIMLFYNIYQYIVFRGKVITDNYGD, encoded by the coding sequence ATGGAAACCTTAGATCAATTTCTCCCACAAGTTTGGTTTGTCATTTTAGCCTTGTTCCTTTTCCTTTATGTTATGCTGGATGGCTTTGACTTAGGGGTGGGAATTTTATCTCTGACCGCTTCTACGGAAAAACGGCGAGGTATTTTGATGACAAGCTTAAGCAATGTTTGGGATGCGAATGAAACCTGGTTAGTGCTGATGGGTGGTGCTCTTTTTGGCGCTTTTCCCTTGGCATATAGCACTATTCTCAATGCCCTATATATCCCGATTTTGATGATGATTTTCGGGTTTATATTTCGGGCGGTGGCCTTTGAATTTCGCGAACATTCTCGCCGCAAAGTATTGTGGAATTTTGCTTTTGGTGCCGGTAGTTTCTTGGCCGCCCTTGGTCAAGGATTTGCCCTAGGGGGTGTTTTGCAAGGTATTGCCGTTGATGAAGCAGGACATTTTGTGGGCAATACTTGGGACTGGTTAAGTTTGTCTTCTTTGTTGGTGGCGTTGACTTTAATTCAAGGTTACGTTTTAATCGGTTCTACTTATCTGATTCTGAAAACTTCCGGAGAGTTGCAAACTACCCATTTCCGCACTGCCAAAATCGCCGCTTGGACAACATTATTGGGCGCGGGATTAATTACGATTACCACGCCGCTATTTTTTGCCCAAATCCGCGATCGCCTATTTAATCCCCCGCAAGTGTATATTTTTGCCCTGATTCCTTTCTTAGGCATTTTGTTAATCGGTTTATTGATTAATAGCCTGAACCAGCGACAAGAAAAAACCCCGTTTATATGGACAATCGGCATTTTCCTACTCACGTTTTTTGGATTAGCTTTGATTGTGTTTCCCTACATCATCCCCATCCAAATTACTATATATGATGCCGCCGCTGCCACCAGTTCCCTGGTGTTTATGATTGTCTTCATTGGTTTTTTAATCCCGATTATGTTGTTTTACAATATTTATCAATATATTGTGTTCCGGGGAAAAGTCATTACCGACAATTATGGCGATTAA
- a CDS encoding NAD(P)-dependent alcohol dehydrogenase, with translation MKAAIINQYGSSEVLQIAEVAKPTPKNNQILLKVHAASINPIDWKTRKGMLKFLINQKFPLILGFDVCGEVIEIGSKVTKFKPGDLVYGMVDFPGGAYAEYAVVSETAAAFKPNNMTAEETAALPVAALTALQSLRDLGGIQPGQKVLINGGSGGVGTYAIQIAKAYQAHVTAVCSTKNLELVKSLGADRAIDYTQQDFTISSETYDIIFDTIAHKSLGKCNKILHKNGVYITTLPILPCLLESFLTLLLPGKKCKIILAKPSGEDMATLKDLVSAGKLRSIIDRTYPLWQIAQAHQHSEAGHVVGKIVITV, from the coding sequence ATGAAAGCAGCCATCATCAATCAATACGGTTCCTCGGAAGTATTACAAATCGCCGAAGTTGCCAAACCTACTCCCAAAAATAATCAAATTTTGCTCAAAGTTCACGCAGCCAGCATTAATCCAATTGATTGGAAAACCAGAAAAGGAATGCTGAAATTTTTAATTAACCAAAAATTTCCCTTAATTTTAGGATTTGATGTGTGTGGGGAAGTGATAGAAATCGGCAGCAAAGTCACCAAATTTAAACCCGGAGATTTAGTTTACGGAATGGTCGATTTTCCCGGTGGGGCTTATGCGGAATATGCAGTAGTTTCAGAAACCGCTGCGGCATTTAAACCGAACAATATGACCGCCGAAGAAACTGCCGCTTTACCTGTTGCTGCCCTAACCGCTTTACAATCTTTACGAGACTTAGGGGGAATTCAGCCCGGACAAAAAGTGCTGATTAATGGCGGTTCTGGAGGGGTAGGTACTTATGCCATCCAAATTGCCAAAGCCTATCAAGCCCATGTCACCGCTGTATGCAGTACCAAAAACTTAGAATTAGTCAAAAGTTTAGGCGCAGATCGCGCGATCGACTATACGCAACAAGATTTTACAATTTCTTCAGAAACTTATGATATTATTTTTGATACAATTGCTCATAAATCTTTAGGAAAATGTAATAAAATTTTACACAAAAACGGAGTTTATATTACCACTTTGCCCATATTACCTTGCTTATTAGAAAGTTTCCTAACTCTGTTATTGCCCGGAAAAAAATGTAAAATTATTTTGGCTAAACCTAGTGGTGAAGATATGGCTACCTTGAAAGACCTGGTTTCTGCGGGTAAACTACGCAGTATTATCGATCGCACCTACCCCCTTTGGCAAATTGCCCAAGCCCATCAACACAGCGAAGCCGGCCATGTAGTGGGTAAGATAGTGATAACCGTCTAG
- the hypD gene encoding hydrogenase formation protein HypD, with protein sequence MKFVDEYRDAKAAQDYALAIAKIVTKPWTIMEICGGQTHSIVKYGIDELLPKEITLIHGPGCPVCVTSIELIDQAIALAQRPEVILCSFGDMLRVPGTEKDLLSVKATGADVRIVYSPVDALKVARDNPDKEVVFFAVGFETTAPATSMAIFRAEQQELKNFSMLVSHVLVPPAMEAILASPNCQVQGFLAAGHVCTVMGYTEYYPIAEKYQCPIIVTGFEPVDILQGIYLCVQQLEAGKAEVENQYKRSVEEQGNIPAQQLIREVFEVTSRDWRGIGEIPRSGLKLRDKYGQFDAQKRFNLQSIPSAFAEPSPCISGEIMQGVKKPHQCPAFSGECTPEHPLGAPMVSSEGACAAYYRYRQQSNQTSQKS encoded by the coding sequence ATGAAATTTGTGGATGAGTACCGAGATGCGAAGGCTGCACAAGACTATGCTCTGGCGATCGCCAAAATTGTCACCAAACCTTGGACAATTATGGAAATCTGCGGCGGACAAACCCACTCGATCGTCAAATATGGCATTGATGAACTTTTACCCAAAGAAATTACCCTCATTCACGGGCCTGGTTGTCCGGTTTGTGTCACTTCTATTGAGTTAATCGATCAGGCGATCGCCCTAGCACAACGTCCAGAAGTTATCCTCTGTTCTTTTGGGGATATGTTACGAGTTCCTGGCACAGAAAAAGACTTGTTAAGTGTAAAAGCAACCGGGGCAGATGTGCGGATCGTGTATTCTCCCGTAGATGCTTTAAAAGTTGCGCGGGATAATCCTGACAAAGAAGTGGTATTTTTTGCTGTCGGATTTGAAACCACTGCCCCAGCCACATCAATGGCCATATTTCGGGCAGAACAACAAGAACTAAAGAATTTCTCCATGTTAGTTTCTCATGTGTTAGTGCCCCCGGCAATGGAAGCGATCTTAGCCTCACCCAACTGTCAAGTTCAAGGCTTTTTAGCGGCGGGTCATGTTTGCACCGTCATGGGTTACACCGAATATTATCCCATTGCCGAAAAATATCAATGTCCCATCATCGTCACCGGATTTGAACCTGTGGATATTCTCCAAGGAATTTATCTTTGCGTGCAGCAGTTAGAAGCAGGGAAAGCCGAAGTAGAAAATCAGTATAAACGTTCCGTAGAAGAACAAGGAAATATTCCGGCTCAACAGTTAATTCGAGAAGTGTTTGAAGTGACTTCACGAGACTGGCGCGGCATTGGGGAAATTCCCCGCAGCGGCTTAAAACTCCGGGATAAATATGGCCAATTTGATGCCCAAAAACGCTTTAATTTGCAGAGTATCCCGTCAGCTTTCGCCGAACCATCACCATGTATTAGTGGGGAAATTATGCAAGGAGTTAAAAAGCCTCATCAGTGTCCGGCTTTTAGCGGCGAATGTACTCCAGAGCATCCTTTAGGTGCGCCGATGGTTTCTTCCGAAGGGGCTTGTGCTGCTTATTATCGCTATCGCCAACAGTCCAATCAAACCTCACAAAAAAGTTAA
- a CDS encoding SH3 domain-containing protein yields the protein MLRNIFAIAISSAITTTSFGVHAQPQPDNRGNFRNVNWQSWRVVDRDPNGLNCRQGPGTNYNILRRFRFLTQIAPVSSREVKLDKDRDPWVEVIVDNNQSCFVRSHSAFILPSWDFYQQN from the coding sequence ATGTTGAGAAATATTTTCGCGATCGCGATCTCCTCAGCCATCACCACCACTTCCTTTGGGGTTCATGCACAGCCACAACCGGATAATCGGGGAAACTTTAGAAATGTAAACTGGCAATCTTGGCGGGTGGTTGACCGAGATCCCAACGGTTTAAATTGTCGTCAAGGGCCGGGGACTAATTATAACATTCTCAGAAGATTTCGTTTTTTAACACAGATTGCTCCGGTATCATCCCGCGAAGTCAAATTAGATAAGGATCGAGATCCTTGGGTAGAAGTAATCGTCGATAATAATCAATCTTGTTTTGTGCGTTCTCACTCAGCTTTCATTCTGCCTAGCTGGGATTTTTATCAACAAAATTAA
- the xseB gene encoding exodeoxyribonuclease VII small subunit translates to MKKSTTTKSAKAKNWNYEATVANLETIIDEIESGQLDLAEVFDKFAWAVAALQECEVFLSEKKKQMNLLIETLEDEAEF, encoded by the coding sequence ATGAAAAAATCTACTACTACCAAGTCCGCTAAAGCTAAAAATTGGAATTATGAAGCTACCGTAGCTAACCTAGAAACGATTATTGATGAAATTGAATCAGGCCAGTTAGACCTGGCGGAAGTCTTTGATAAATTTGCCTGGGCTGTAGCAGCGTTACAGGAATGCGAGGTTTTTTTGTCCGAGAAAAAAAAGCAAATGAATTTATTAATTGAAACCTTAGAAGATGAGGCAGAATTTTAA
- the xseA gene encoding exodeoxyribonuclease VII large subunit: protein MTADLPDFQLADADLADISVVSVSGLTAYIQAVLQKDPLLRQIWVMGEVSSTRHHASGIFFTLQDEGAAIRCVTWNSQRGKLVQQPVTGEQLLVLGSIRLYPQRGDYQLTIWQALPAGEGLQALRYRQLRSRLEAEGLFDPEKKRPLPVHPQTIAVVTSPQAAAWGDIQRTLSQRYPGLEVLFSPATVQGQQAPSSIVQAIQRVEADGRAEVLILARGGGATEDLVCFDDERVVRAIADCSIPVITGIGHQRDQSLADLAADVCAHTPTAAAEIAVPSFRVLEAEHRQRMTALYRSVTQQWEEARENLAFMRSRLLQLPQTSRSLQKADQTCDLLRQKLAALDPNAVLKRGYAIAKTEAGAIARSTADLSLDQGLIIQLGEGQIKVKITEILSD, encoded by the coding sequence ATGACTGCCGATTTGCCCGATTTTCAACTTGCCGATGCGGATCTAGCCGATATCTCCGTGGTGTCGGTGTCTGGATTGACTGCTTATATTCAGGCAGTTTTACAGAAGGATCCGCTTTTACGCCAAATTTGGGTGATGGGAGAGGTGTCAAGTACACGACATCATGCCAGTGGGATATTTTTTACCCTGCAAGATGAGGGGGCTGCCATTCGCTGTGTGACTTGGAATAGTCAGCGGGGAAAGTTGGTGCAACAGCCTGTGACTGGGGAACAGTTGCTCGTTTTGGGCAGTATTCGCCTTTATCCCCAGCGGGGAGATTATCAGTTGACGATTTGGCAAGCGTTGCCAGCCGGAGAAGGGTTGCAGGCGTTGCGTTACCGCCAACTGCGATCGCGTCTGGAAGCAGAGGGGTTGTTTGACCCGGAGAAAAAGCGACCTTTGCCAGTTCATCCCCAAACCATTGCGGTGGTGACTTCGCCGCAAGCCGCCGCTTGGGGCGATATTCAACGAACTCTCAGCCAACGCTATCCAGGGTTAGAGGTCTTGTTCTCCCCGGCAACGGTTCAGGGTCAACAAGCCCCAAGTTCGATTGTTCAGGCGATTCAGCGGGTTGAGGCAGATGGTCGCGCTGAGGTGTTGATTTTGGCGCGAGGTGGTGGCGCTACGGAGGATTTGGTCTGTTTTGATGATGAAAGAGTGGTGCGAGCGATCGCTGATTGTTCGATTCCGGTGATTACAGGCATTGGGCATCAACGAGATCAGTCTTTGGCGGATTTAGCGGCGGATGTTTGCGCTCACACCCCGACCGCTGCGGCAGAAATTGCCGTGCCCAGTTTCCGGGTTCTGGAGGCGGAACATCGTCAGCGGATGACGGCGCTTTATCGTTCCGTGACACAACAGTGGGAAGAGGCTAGGGAAAATTTAGCCTTTATGCGATCGCGCCTGCTTCAGCTTCCCCAAACTAGCCGCAGTTTGCAAAAAGCTGACCAAACCTGTGATTTATTGCGGCAAAAATTGGCTGCCCTTGACCCTAATGCGGTGTTAAAACGCGGCTATGCGATCGCCAAAACCGAAGCTGGGGCAATTGCCCGGTCTACCGCTGATTTATCCTTAGATCAAGGGTTAATCATTCAGTTAGGCGAAGGACAGATTAAAGTTAAAATTACCGAAATTTTATCTGATTAA
- the recA gene encoding recombinase RecA, whose product MATQTSTNSEKDKALKMVLTQIERNFGKGSIVRLGDATRMKVETIPSGALTLDLALGGGLPKGRVIEIYGPESSGKTTVALHAISEIQKSGGIAAFVDAEHALDPTYAANLGVDIENLLVSQPDTGEMGLEIVDQLVRSTAVDIVVIDSVAALVPRAEIEGQMGESQIGLQARLMSHALRKITGNIGKSGCTVVFLNQLRQKIGVTYGNPEVTTGGQALKFYASVRLDIRRIQTLKKGSEEYGIRAKVKVAKNKVAPPFRIAEFDILFGKGISRYGCILDLAEETGVITRKGTWYNYNDNNIGQGRDNASKYLEENPQMAADVEKKVREQLELGALVSANSVGHPHDEDSAEEYSEEYSED is encoded by the coding sequence ATGGCTACTCAAACCTCTACGAATAGCGAAAAAGACAAAGCCCTGAAAATGGTGCTGACCCAGATTGAGCGAAACTTTGGCAAAGGCTCAATCGTGCGCCTGGGAGACGCCACCCGGATGAAAGTGGAAACCATCCCCAGTGGAGCCTTGACCCTGGATTTAGCCCTGGGAGGCGGCTTACCAAAAGGGCGGGTGATTGAAATTTACGGCCCTGAGAGTTCGGGTAAAACCACCGTCGCACTCCATGCCATCTCCGAAATTCAAAAATCTGGGGGAATTGCCGCGTTTGTCGATGCGGAACACGCTCTCGACCCGACTTATGCCGCTAACCTGGGCGTGGATATTGAAAATTTACTCGTTTCCCAACCAGATACGGGAGAAATGGGTTTAGAAATTGTGGATCAACTGGTGCGATCGACCGCTGTAGATATTGTAGTGATCGACTCTGTGGCGGCGTTGGTGCCTAGGGCAGAAATCGAAGGACAAATGGGAGAATCTCAAATAGGCTTACAAGCCCGTTTAATGAGCCATGCCCTCAGAAAAATTACTGGAAATATTGGTAAATCTGGTTGTACGGTGGTATTCCTCAACCAACTCCGGCAAAAAATTGGCGTCACCTATGGGAATCCAGAAGTGACAACCGGAGGACAAGCCCTGAAGTTTTATGCTTCTGTCAGATTAGATATCCGCCGGATTCAAACCTTGAAAAAAGGCTCAGAAGAATATGGAATTCGGGCAAAAGTGAAAGTGGCGAAAAATAAGGTTGCGCCCCCGTTCCGCATTGCCGAATTTGATATTTTATTTGGTAAAGGGATTTCTCGCTACGGCTGTATTTTGGATCTGGCCGAAGAAACTGGCGTGATTACTCGCAAAGGTACTTGGTATAACTACAACGATAATAACATTGGGCAAGGACGGGATAATGCCTCGAAGTATCTCGAAGAAAATCCCCAAATGGCGGCAGATGTTGAGAAAAAAGTGCGCGAACAATTAGAACTGGGTGCCCTGGTTTCTGCTAATTCCGTGGGACATCCTCACGATGAGGATTCTGCGGAAGAATATTCTGAAGAATATTCTGAAGATTAA
- the minE gene encoding cell division topological specificity factor MinE, with protein sequence MISELLERLFPRSGPDSSRLEVKRRLKLVLAYDRADITPDTFEAMRQEILEVVSRYVELDSEGFNLSLENSDRATALIANFPIRRMKTQVESSAKSKSGMSLDLPSNYPQFTADGDLISPLSAPEIESEIDLENDLDIDSESEIDAELETASKSTPELKLQLGLEANPNINLEPKQLEKKPDSDRD encoded by the coding sequence ATGATTAGCGAACTTCTCGAAAGATTGTTTCCTCGATCTGGGCCTGACAGTAGTCGCCTAGAAGTCAAGCGCCGCCTCAAACTGGTGTTGGCGTACGATCGCGCTGATATCACTCCAGATACCTTTGAGGCGATGCGACAAGAAATCCTGGAAGTGGTTTCTCGATATGTAGAATTAGACTCCGAAGGATTTAATTTATCCCTGGAAAATAGCGATCGCGCCACGGCGTTGATTGCCAATTTTCCCATTCGGCGAATGAAAACACAGGTAGAATCTTCGGCAAAATCTAAATCTGGAATGTCCTTAGATTTGCCGTCAAATTACCCTCAATTTACAGCCGATGGAGACTTAATTTCTCCTCTATCAGCACCGGAAATTGAATCGGAAATAGATCTGGAAAACGATCTAGACATTGATTCTGAATCGGAAATCGATGCCGAACTAGAAACGGCATCTAAGTCCACACCTGAACTTAAATTACAATTAGGATTAGAAGCCAATCCCAATATAAATTTAGAGCCAAAACAACTAGAAAAAAAACCAGATTCAGACCGGGATTAA
- the minD gene encoding septum site-determining protein MinD: MSRIIVITSGKGGVGKTTSTANLGMALAKRGRKVALIDADFGLRNLDLLLGLENRIVYTAVEVIAGQCRLEQALVKDKRQPGLALLPAAQNRMKDAVTPDQMKQIVQQLLQKYHYVLIDSPAGIEQGFQNAIAAAREALIVTTPEIAAVRDADRVIGLLEAHGVRQIHLIVNRLKPQMVEANDMMSVADVQEILAIPLIGVIPDDERVIVSTNRGEPLVLGEEQTLAGKAFDNIARRLEGEKVELLDLSLPSDNFFSRIRKLFFTKIM; this comes from the coding sequence ATGAGTCGCATTATTGTCATCACTTCTGGTAAAGGCGGGGTGGGAAAAACCACCTCTACAGCGAATCTCGGCATGGCACTGGCTAAACGAGGTCGCAAAGTAGCTTTAATCGATGCTGATTTTGGCCTAAGAAATCTTGATTTACTTCTTGGGTTAGAAAATCGCATCGTTTACACAGCGGTAGAAGTGATTGCCGGTCAATGTCGGTTAGAACAAGCCTTGGTTAAAGACAAGCGTCAACCGGGACTCGCACTTCTGCCCGCAGCACAAAATCGCATGAAAGATGCCGTGACCCCAGATCAAATGAAACAGATTGTTCAGCAACTGTTGCAGAAATATCATTATGTGCTGATTGACTCACCGGCGGGAATTGAACAGGGGTTTCAAAATGCGATCGCCGCCGCGAGAGAAGCCTTAATTGTCACCACGCCGGAAATTGCCGCAGTGCGTGATGCTGACCGGGTGATTGGTTTGCTGGAAGCCCACGGAGTGCGGCAAATTCATTTAATTGTGAATCGACTTAAACCACAAATGGTAGAAGCTAATGACATGATGTCAGTAGCGGATGTCCAAGAAATTCTGGCTATTCCTCTGATTGGAGTGATTCCAGATGATGAACGGGTGATTGTTTCTACCAATCGTGGGGAACCCTTAGTATTAGGGGAGGAGCAAACACTCGCTGGCAAAGCGTTTGATAATATTGCCCGTCGTTTAGAAGGAGAAAAAGTAGAGTTATTAGATTTAAGTCTACCTTCAGACAACTTCTTTTCCCGCATCCGCAAATTGTTCTTTACCAAAATAATGTAA